A single genomic interval of uncultured Desulfobacter sp. harbors:
- a CDS encoding HDOD domain-containing protein, translating into MNNILSLPSNSDIKKVLKKDDKELPGFAQVMAKMLTVCNDPNASIKDVARLVETDPGITAKVLGIVNSSFFNLRSRVSAISEAVLFLGIDEIKKICLGVTFFEKMVKSGPKKQFDRTFFWRHCLCVASLSQAIAIETGYASPEDAYTAGLLHDVGKIILDRSGRVSYADFCRKASSCTGLLIEAERDVIGIGHDDLGAYYGHRWGFSQKLCLAIQYHHRRFSHLDLCKEDMQFICIVCLADFLAWTQGMGSMDVISQLALQPEVEKNIRLDRINFEAVIQKMDEEIENTAEFYGFKFPSSDQYRASLLKANLKLSSINSSSFSPKEKKFHEKKRPLTASLTAPHCSLEPQKILSATLKAICQDFGFDRVYILKAAPPLRRLQVVKCLKKDNFSNQLESHYISMDTADNGFLQCLRNKEPVVINGTLPGEKEVLERFSVSQMLVVPFCSHDKVIGLLGMDHALSGKKIEPGLFSSIAIVANELGLALENASTYKKAKSASLHDGLTGLLNRIAIDDLLRKSFSKAVNENMALSVAMIDVDYFKKFNDMFGHQEGDNVLRLIAKTLKKISRPTDYVGRYGGEEFIVVLNDTVPAQAVVYAERIRKEIEHLGHLLSDRFQGLGLTVSIGISRFEKNMKNHDILVSKADKALYKAKEAGRNRVVSG; encoded by the coding sequence ATGAACAACATACTGAGCCTGCCCAGTAATTCTGATATCAAAAAAGTCCTGAAAAAAGATGATAAAGAACTGCCGGGGTTTGCCCAAGTTATGGCTAAAATGCTCACCGTATGCAATGACCCGAATGCCTCCATTAAGGATGTAGCCAGACTGGTTGAAACAGACCCGGGTATCACCGCAAAGGTTCTGGGTATTGTAAACTCTTCTTTTTTTAATCTAAGATCCAGAGTCTCGGCCATTTCAGAGGCGGTGTTGTTCTTGGGAATTGATGAAATTAAAAAAATCTGCTTGGGCGTGACTTTTTTTGAAAAAATGGTTAAGTCCGGCCCTAAAAAACAATTTGACCGGACGTTTTTCTGGCGTCACTGTCTGTGCGTGGCAAGTCTCAGTCAGGCTATTGCAATTGAAACAGGATATGCCAGCCCTGAGGATGCTTATACGGCAGGTCTGCTTCATGATGTTGGAAAAATTATTCTGGATCGATCCGGCCGGGTGAGTTATGCTGATTTTTGTAGAAAAGCCTCTAGCTGCACCGGACTTCTGATTGAAGCAGAAAGGGATGTCATAGGGATTGGGCACGATGACCTCGGGGCTTATTACGGACATCGCTGGGGATTTTCCCAAAAGCTTTGCCTGGCCATACAATACCATCACCGTCGTTTTAGCCATCTGGATCTTTGCAAAGAAGACATGCAGTTTATTTGTATTGTCTGCCTGGCTGATTTTCTGGCCTGGACCCAGGGCATGGGCTCTATGGATGTAATTTCTCAGTTAGCCCTTCAGCCCGAGGTTGAAAAAAATATTAGGCTTGATCGCATAAACTTTGAAGCTGTGATCCAAAAAATGGATGAAGAAATTGAAAATACGGCCGAATTTTATGGGTTCAAATTTCCGTCTTCAGATCAGTACCGAGCCAGCCTGCTCAAAGCCAATTTAAAATTAAGTTCTATCAACTCGAGCAGTTTTTCCCCCAAAGAAAAAAAATTCCATGAAAAAAAACGGCCTTTAACTGCAAGCCTCACCGCGCCTCACTGCAGCCTGGAGCCCCAAAAAATTTTATCAGCGACATTGAAAGCTATTTGTCAGGATTTTGGCTTTGACCGGGTTTACATATTAAAGGCGGCCCCCCCTCTGCGCCGCCTTCAGGTCGTGAAATGCCTGAAAAAAGACAATTTTTCAAACCAGTTGGAGTCTCATTATATCTCCATGGATACGGCGGATAACGGTTTTCTCCAATGCCTGAGAAATAAAGAACCGGTTGTCATCAACGGCACCCTGCCGGGCGAAAAAGAGGTGCTGGAAAGATTTTCAGTCTCCCAGATGCTTGTTGTTCCTTTTTGCAGCCATGATAAGGTAATCGGGCTTTTGGGAATGGATCATGCCCTATCCGGTAAAAAAATTGAGCCGGGCCTGTTTTCATCCATTGCTATCGTGGCCAATGAGCTTGGGCTTGCGCTGGAAAATGCGTCGACCTATAAAAAAGCGAAGTCTGCATCTCTGCATGACGGCCTGACCGGATTGCTGAACAGGATAGCCATTGATGATCTGTTAAGAAAATCCTTTTCAAAAGCTGTCAACGAAAATATGGCCCTTTCCGTTGCTATGATTGATGTGGATTATTTTAAAAAATTTAATGATATGTTCGGCCACCAGGAAGGAGACAACGTCCTCAGACTGATCGCGAAAACCTTAAAGAAAATATCGCGTCCCACTGACTATGTCGGCCGGTACGGTGGAGAGGAGTTTATCGTTGTACTAAATGATACAGTCCCCGCCCAAGCTGTTGTTTATGCCGAACGAATTCGAAAAGAAATCGAGCATCTGGGGCATCTGCTTTCTGATCGTTTCCAAGGGCTTGGCCTGACCGTAAGTATCGGCATCAGCCGGTTTGAAAAAAATATGAAAAACCATGACATCCTGGTGTCAAAGGCGGATAAGGCCCTGTACAAAGCAAAGGAAGCCGGTCGGAATCGGGTGGTTTCAGGATAG
- the hysD gene encoding NiFeSe hydrogenase maturation protease: MKKLLVLGVGNILMQDEGIGVHAINEFWKEKEDWKDADVDFIDGGTFTQDIFYLFEAYENILVLDIVRANQTPGTIFCLEENQLRKDKKQMLSLHDIDLLDSLGMAEMRGHRPNLRVVGIEPATIDWGTELTPALAAALPDYLKIVRKYINEILGSSDTA; this comes from the coding sequence ATGAAAAAATTACTGGTGCTTGGTGTGGGAAATATTCTGATGCAGGACGAAGGCATCGGCGTACACGCCATCAATGAATTCTGGAAGGAAAAAGAGGATTGGAAAGATGCGGACGTGGACTTCATCGATGGCGGCACCTTTACCCAGGATATCTTTTACCTGTTTGAAGCATATGAAAATATTCTGGTACTGGATATTGTCCGGGCCAACCAGACACCCGGCACCATTTTTTGTCTGGAAGAAAACCAATTAAGAAAAGATAAAAAGCAGATGCTCTCTTTGCATGACATTGATCTTTTAGACTCATTAGGTATGGCCGAAATGCGAGGACACAGACCCAATCTCAGGGTGGTGGGCATCGAACCGGCCACCATTGATTGGGGAACGGAACTCACTCCGGCTCTGGCAGCCGCCCTTCCTGATTATTTAAAAATTGTTCGAAAATACATTAATGAGATCCTTGGGTCATCCGACACGGCATGA
- the hysA gene encoding NiFeSe hydrogenase large subunit HysA, with the protein MSGSKPATAPAGSTKKIKISIDPVTRIEGHLRAEVEVKNGVVVDARMSGGMYRGFEQILVGRDPRDAVQITQRICGVCPTAHATASSLALDDAFGVTLTDNGRIARNLILGANFIQSNILQFYHLAALDYVNGPDTAPFIPRYKNNDIRVPKDINDAGVAQYLEALEIRKICHEMVALLGGKMPHVQGIVVGGTTEIPTREALNAYAERFKKVKNFIMEKYIPVIYTLTGPYGDLLNTGVGHKNLVSWGVFPMDSKGNTLLKPGVYTDGKDYNVDPAQIKEYVKYSWFEDGTTGLNPTKGQTRPEPGKAGAYSFIKAPRYNGKPHECGALARMWATNPELSKIGQKTLGVKKLRDLGDACFSILGRHLAKAEETALVATAVEQWLAQATPGKETFVPADIPENAEGLGMTEAPRGALLHYVDIKDSVISNYQITSATIWNANPRDDMGQRGPIEEALIGVPVPDVENPVNVGRLIRAYDPULGCAVHVLDADTGKEIKVEVPLMGTTSF; encoded by the coding sequence ATGTCAGGCAGCAAACCAGCCACCGCACCGGCCGGCAGCACCAAAAAAATTAAAATCAGCATTGATCCGGTCACAAGGATCGAAGGCCACCTGAGAGCCGAAGTAGAAGTCAAAAACGGCGTTGTTGTGGATGCCCGCATGTCAGGCGGCATGTACCGCGGATTTGAACAGATTCTTGTGGGCCGGGATCCCAGGGATGCCGTCCAGATCACCCAGAGAATCTGCGGGGTATGCCCCACAGCCCATGCCACCGCATCATCCCTTGCCCTGGATGATGCCTTCGGCGTAACACTTACGGACAACGGACGGATCGCCAGAAATCTGATCCTGGGTGCCAACTTCATCCAGTCCAATATCCTGCAGTTCTACCACCTGGCTGCACTGGACTATGTGAACGGTCCGGACACGGCGCCTTTTATTCCCAGATACAAAAACAATGACATCCGGGTACCCAAGGATATCAATGATGCAGGCGTTGCCCAGTACCTTGAAGCCCTTGAGATACGCAAAATCTGCCATGAAATGGTGGCGCTTCTGGGTGGCAAAATGCCCCATGTTCAGGGCATTGTCGTAGGCGGAACAACGGAAATTCCTACCAGGGAAGCCTTGAATGCCTATGCGGAACGATTCAAAAAAGTCAAAAACTTCATCATGGAAAAATATATTCCGGTGATCTACACCTTAACAGGGCCTTATGGCGATCTGCTTAACACGGGTGTGGGCCATAAAAACCTGGTCTCCTGGGGCGTATTTCCCATGGACAGTAAGGGCAACACCTTATTAAAACCAGGCGTTTACACAGACGGAAAAGACTATAACGTGGACCCGGCCCAGATCAAAGAATATGTTAAATACTCCTGGTTTGAAGACGGCACCACAGGCCTGAATCCCACTAAAGGTCAGACCCGGCCGGAACCGGGTAAAGCCGGCGCATACTCATTTATCAAGGCGCCCAGATACAATGGCAAACCCCATGAATGCGGTGCATTGGCCAGAATGTGGGCCACCAACCCGGAACTGTCCAAAATCGGTCAAAAAACATTAGGCGTTAAAAAACTGCGTGATCTCGGCGATGCCTGCTTCTCAATTTTGGGCCGCCATCTAGCAAAAGCCGAAGAGACCGCCCTGGTTGCCACAGCGGTTGAACAATGGCTTGCCCAAGCCACCCCGGGCAAAGAGACCTTTGTCCCGGCGGACATCCCCGAAAACGCAGAAGGCCTTGGCATGACAGAAGCCCCCAGAGGCGCGCTTCTCCACTATGTGGACATCAAGGACTCCGTGATCTCCAATTACCAGATCACCTCTGCCACCATCTGGAACGCCAACCCCAGGGATGACATGGGCCAAAGAGGTCCCATTGAAGAGGCCTTAATCGGTGTGCCCGTACCTGATGTGGAAAATCCAGTGAATGTCGGGCGCCTGATACGCGCCTACGACCCCTGACTGGGCTGCGCCGTCCACGTGCTGGACGCAGATACCGGCAAAGAAATCAAAGTGGAAGTTCCTTTAATGGGAACCACTTCTTTCTGA